The genomic window ATGGATGCACGTCTATAGTTGAAGCTGGTTGGTGGAACACCTATTCCGATGGTCCAGAAGCTGCAACCCAGGTTTTCGGGGAGAAAGGATATGCTCGAATATATCCGGTTGAGGTTCGTATAAGGCTTGGAGGCAAATGGGGTGTGTATAAGCCTTCGCTTCCAGACTCGGATCCGTATGAAAGGGAGATTAAACACTTCATAGAGTGTATAATACTCAATAAACCTACAGAGGTTCCAGGTGAGGCTGGTTTAGAAGCGCAGAGGATAATAGATGCAGCTTATAAGTCTTCTAAACTTGGTGTAGCTGTGAAAGTTTAATAAGAGATACCTATGCTACACACCCTCCACTTTACAGGCCTACCGAAAAATAAGTATATAGCGTTTCTAAACCAAAAGCCGCTTCACTAACTCCATATCAACTCTACGGTTTCCCCGTCTCATGGCTTTACCTGTTAAATATAGATTCTCGAATATTCTTCTAGTTGTCTGAGAATTTCAATTTTCCCTAACTTCAAGTATGACAGAACCTGCTTTTTCAAAGCTGCCCCAATTAAAAAAATGATTCATAAGTTCTAAGTAGCGCCTGAATTGTCATGCAAGGTCCTTTTGCCGAGTCTTTTCAGAACCTCGATGAACTCCTCGATTTTCTTGAGGTATTCACCTGATCCGATTTCACCTTCTCTGATGCTAATCTCGGCTATGGGCTTCTTGGGAAGCAGCTCCTCCATCTGCCTGAATATCCTTCCCTCGCTTATACCGTAGGTGGTGAAGAGCGCTGCCTCCTTTATCTTGTGACCATGCATCGTCAAGTATGCTCTTACTGGTGAGGAGAGGCTTCCCGCCCAGACCGGGGAACCTATCACCACTACATCGTATTCCTCTGGATTCTTTTTGACGGGCTGGATGGCAGCAGGTCTCCTACGCAAGGCCTCATATCCGGATCTAAGAAAGCCGATTACCCCCAGCCTATTCTCATAATCTCTTATATCCTCGACTTCAGCTTCTAGGCTCTTGGCTATTGCCTCGGCCACCCGCCTCGTATTCCCCGTCCTGGAATAATAGGCAACCAGCACTTTCATAGGATTGCTCTAAGGAGCACTAGCTTCCGAAAGTGTTTAAGTCTTTCGAGCGCGCCTCGGAGGATATGCCAAATAGAAATCGCTCCCATTATACATACTCTTGGGAATAACACCTATTGGATTCGGTCTGTGGATATTTCTTGCCGTAAGCGGAATCGGTCGCTGGCTGACCGATAATTTGGGAGTCTGACAATCCCTCATCATAGGTTTTACCGTACCCTACATCATAGGAGCTTTCGTAGGCGACTGGATAGGCGAACGGAGAAACCATCGCCTGCTGTTAAGCCCTTGAAAATCCTTGACTACATTAGAGGCTCTTAAAGCATCACAAACCGATATTATAAACGTATCTTATGCAAATTCAGTGCGGGGGGTGGGATTCGAACCCACGAAGGCCTACGCCACAGGATTTCCAATCCGGCCCTTGTTTTCTACGGATCTTAAGTCCTGCGCCTTTGTCCTGACTCGGCCACCCCCGCCTGGTTTATTCTTTCGAGCTACTGGGGTTTAAATTTTACCGCTTTTTAAACCACATGAAATAGAAACATTTATATATAACCTTAAGGAAGGGTGATATGCCCAAGTTCCAGGCGCTCTACTTCTCCTCAGGTAGTTTAGAGGAGGAGGGTGCCTGGTTTATATGGGAGGTGGCTTAATGGGTGTGGTAAACGTTAAGAGGGGGGAGCTAGAAGAGCTAGCTGCCGGTAAGTCTAGTAAGTCTTCCCCCAAGACTTTGGACGCTTGCCCTGAGTGTGGTAGCTCGAATATAATTATGGATTATAGTAAGGGTGAGATTATCTGTGGCGATTGTGGCCTTGTTATAAGTAGCCACGTTATGGATAGGGGGCCTGAGTGGAGGGCCTTCACCCAGGAGGAGAGGGAGGAGAGAACTAGGGTTGGTATCCCCATATCCTACTCGGTTCACGATAAGGGCTTATCGACCGTCATAACCCGGGTAAACAGAGACGCGTTTGGACGCGAGCTTCCTCTTGACACCAGGCTTAGAATGCTAAGGCTAAGAAAGTGGCAGATAAGAAGCAGGGTCCACTCCTCGATAGAGAGAAACCTGAGCCAGGCTATGGCCGAGCTCGATAGGCTGTCCGATAAGCTTAACATTCCTCCGCCTGTTAAGGAGAGAGCAGCCCTCATATACCGGAAGGCCCTCGACAAGGGTTTAGTCAGAGGACGTAGTATAGCGGCGATAGCGGCGGCGTCTCTCTACGCTGCATGCCGTCAAACAGAGACGCCTAGAACCCTAAAAGAGGTCGCCGAGGTGAGTATAATCTCTAAGAAGGATATAGCCCGTTGCTACAGGCTCCTGCTTAAGGAGTTAGACCTCAGGATGCCCATAGCCGACCCTGTTAAATGCGTCTCGAAGATCGCGTCTAAAGTCGGCATTGGTGAGAAATGCCAGCAGATTGCGATAGAGATACTCAGAAGGGCTCAGGAGGTTAAGGCGGCTTCCGGTAAAGACCCTATGGGTCTAGCTGCAGCCGCGCTATACATCGCCTGTACGATGGAGAAAGAGAGGAAGACCCAGAAGGAAATAGCCGAAGCTGCTAACGTGACAGAGGTCACGATAAGAAATAGATACAATGGCTTGAAGAAAGCATTAGGACTAAACTTTTAGCTCTTCTTGCTCCCTCTGACCCTATATTTTCTTTCGAGACTTTAGCTGTCACTCTATCTCTACGTTAGCCTCTGGGAACCCCATCTTCACAAGATATTCTTTGACCTTCTCCCTATGGTCTCCTTGGAGAATGATCTTATTGTTCTTAGCAGTTCCACCGCATGCACATACGGTTTTAAGGTCCTGAGCGATTTTCCGTAGGTCTATGTTCTTATCGTTTATCCCCTCGATTATAGTCGCAGGTTTACCGTATCTCCTCCGTTCGAGTTTAACGACGATCCTCTGTTGCTCCTTACTTATCTCACCGCAGATGCACAGGTCCTTCGGTAAACCACAGACTTTACAGATCTCCCGCATTCCCGTCCTCCTGAATCTTGAAAATAGGTAGAATCCAACTAAGATATAAAACTTTTCTCGCTATGGAAAAACCATAAAAATTTGGTTGGTTGGGAGTCTAAAGCCTACCTAGTAGGACTTCGACTCCAGGTAGTTTGGCGCCTGTGATGTACTCTATGAACGCGCCGCCTGCTAGGCTTACGTAGCTAAACCTGTCGTATAGCCCCAGTCTTCTCAAAACCGCCGCAGTATCTCCTCCACCTGCTACCGTATACGCTCCACTTGCAGCGACGGCTTCGAAGACCTTTCTAGTACCTTCTATGAAAGCCGTCTTCTCGTAGACCCCTAGTGGTCCGCTCACGAGTATCGAATTGGCTCCGGATAAAGCGTTCGCGTAGAGACTAGCGGTTTCGCTGCCTATGTCAGATACCGGTTTCTCTGACGGTAGTTCTGAGACCTTGATCTCCACCCTCTTACCGTCGACGTCTAAGGCAACGTCTACAGGAGTTTCGATCATCTCACCGTACTCGCTGAGAAGCCTCTTAGCCTCAGGGGCCATATCGTAGAGTCTCCTCCTCTTCAGAAGCTCCACGTTCACATCGCCTAGTTCTATACCCTTAGCCATGAGGAACAGCTGTCCTACCAATCCGCCTGTAAGGATTTTATCGGCTACGCCTTTACTGAGCATATAGCCTATTATCCCCACAGCCTTCTCGGCCTTAGCTCCTCCGAGAATGCATACCATGGGCTTCTCCGGGTTCTCGAGGACCTTGGAGAGCGCCCTGAGCTCTCTCTCCATAACTCTTCCCGCGCAGACCGGTTTAAGAGGAGCGAACCCTACTATCGACGCGTGGCTTCTATGAGCTACTGAGAAAGCGTCTAAGACGAATACATCTATGAACGGCGCAAGCTCCCTGACAAACTCGGACTTAGCATGCTCCTGAGGGCTTCTACGTTTAGTCTCCTCTGGAAAACTCCGCACGTTTTTAAGTACCAAAACCTCCCCTGGTTTAAGCTCGCGTATGGCTTTCTTAGCCTCTTCACCGAACAGGTCATCCACATACTTAACGGCTTTACCGAGGGCCTCCCCAAGCTTCTCAGCATGCTTCCTTAGAGACTCGACGTAATCAGGCTCACCGGGCCGACCCTGGTGAGCGATCACAACCACCTTGGCTCCTTTCTCACAAAGCTCCCTTATCGTCTCCGCATGAGCCCTGATCCTAGTATCGTCGACTATCTCCTTAGTAGCAGGATCTATTGGTACGTTGAAGTCCGGCCTCACTAGAACAGTCTTACCTTTAAAATTAAAATCATCTAAGGTCGGGATCTTAGACATAGCTCTACCTCCGCTAATGGATAGATCGTGATTTTCAAAAGAAAAGTGAGAAAACTAGTTGTTAAGACTTTCTAATAGAGAACCTTGGGAATCTTAAGAGTCTTGTCTGTCTTCTCTAGACTTCTCTTCCAGTCCTTCTCTATCAGTGTTAAAGCCCTTATAGCATCTACGTTCTCAGGTATCACATCGTTCTCGTTGGGGCATGCTGCTGCTAGGAGCACCTCCTTTCCTTCTATCACGGTCACTAAGTCTTCCCAGACCGGTATCGTATATATGTCTCCTCTCGGAAGACCTACGTCACGGCTTATCTCGATGACTGCCCCTAGACCGATAACCCCGTCGCTCATTCTCACAAGGCTGAGCCTAGGCTCCTTATTCAAAGCTTCGATGATATCTTCACGTGTGACCGCTTGCTCCAGATATATGTCGTATAGGTGGAAGTGATACATGGTATGAGCTGCTTTAACTGCTACACTGTATAGGTCTGGTATGGTGTCATGAATCACTGTTTTCACATCGGGAGCATGGTGGCTCGGGAATGTCGAAGGTACAACCGTGTTCATTATACCCCGTGTATCGGTCTTGACAGGATCCGTAGCCCTACGGACTAGAAACATCCTTGCCTTTGAGACCTTGAAGTTTGTGTATAACGCGTGGAATATCCTACAGGCCGCGGTGGTGTTGCAGGAAACGACTCTAGCGTATCTATGCCCAGCCTCGGCTTTTTCAAGGGCTTCATCATAGTTGCATTGACATACAAAGCTTAAGCCTGCGACTTCATGCTTTTCTCCACCTTCAAATATCGCTTTAACACCATACTTATCGTATAGAGTCTCCTTATTCTTAGCTCCGAATCCGCCGGGTGCACAGTCCACCACGACGTCTAAGGCGCCGTTTTTGAGGAGGTCCTCGAGTGTTCCACGGACATCTATTCCAGCTTTCTTCATATCCTCGACTCTCTTAGGGTCTGAGACGCTGCAGTATATGGTATAGCCTTTTCTCTGAGCCATCTTTACACGCCAGTCGCCGACGACATCCGCGATCCCGACAAGCTCCATATCGTCTTGAAGAGCCACGGCATCTGCTACTCTCTTACCGATTACTCCATACCCGTTTACGAGTACTTTAACCTTACCCATAACGACCCCCAATGTTTTAATGAATTTATACTATTAAGGTTTTAGTAGAGTTCAACCGTCTCAACCGTCATGGTCTCTGTGTCTAATATTGCCACCGTAGACCTACCTGTTAAATACCCACAGGCTTCTCCGGGGTTGATAATCAGGCATTCTCCGACGGTCTTAACCTCTGGCTTATGCGTATGACCTCTGACTACGACTCTGTATAGGCCGCTTAGAGCCAGCGCTTTGACTATTCTCTCATCTACACCATGTAGCACAGCTCCCTTCAGACCATCGACCTCGAACTCCTCAAACCAGTTTAACCTAAACCCGAGCTTTTCACCCCTCTCTCTAAGCTTCTCCTTCTCCCCGTCTATGTTCCCAAAAGCTCCCACCAAGCCACAGTTGAGGCTTTGAAACATCATCAGAGCAAACGGGGCGCACCAGTCTCCGGCGTGGACGACTAGTTTAACACCTCTATCGTTGAACAGCTTCACAGCCCTGTCGATCGCCAGTATATTGTCATGCGTGTCGGAGATCAAACCGATAAGCACCATGTATCATCACCTCTAGAATAAACATCTTCTCAGACGTTTAAATGCTTAAGGTAAAACGTCATTATTTCCAAAAACCGGCAGAGTTTTCTAGAAACCTTCGCTATCTCATCTGTCTTATAACGTCCTCCGGTATCGGATTTTCGACCACTAAACCATATTTCTCTGCGAGTTTTTTCACATGCTTATCGTTAGACGACACTATTGGGATCCTATTGTCTAATGCCGTCGCCACGAGAAGTGCGTCTCCTAAAGGCACGTTCTCTCGGACGGCTATGTGAAAACCACGGGTTGAAACCTGTACTAGGTTCAACCCCTCGGCTACGGCTAATATCTTCTTAGCTACAGCTACTCTCGGACGTACACGATAATGCCAATACAGTACATTATAAGTTTCAAGCAGTGTAACCGGGGTTACGTAAACCCTAATCTCCCCCTTCAAAGCTCGTTCTATAAGCGGCCTTGTATACGGGGTCGCTACGTGGTTCTCTAAAAGCGCGTAAGAGAGTATATCGGCATCTACGATCCTCATTCCTTCAAAGCCCCGTAGATGTGTTTAGCTTCACTAGCGTCTTTTAACGCTAGTTCCCTATCCTCTACACGAAGAACTACCTCGTGGAAAACTTTTAAAGGATCTATCGCTTTCCTGATCACGATCACATCACCATGCTCCTCGACTACCACTTCATCACCTGGTTTCAGATTTCCACGAGCCCCTGCTGGTAGAGTGATCCTCCATCGTCCATCTACTCGTGCTTTACCCACACCCATACCCACACCCACTAAGAACCTACGTATCATATAAAAATTACCGCCGCAGTCGTTTAATATATAGAATCGAGAGAGGGTCTTTTAAACAACCTTCCCTAGATTTATTTTATCGATGATGAGAGACATTCGGTCAGAGGCTTTAACGAGTAGAGAGATGTACGCTGAGGAGCTGAACGCGATGTATCTCGGGGTTTCGGAGCTTCAGTTGATGGAGAACGCCGGTGCCTCGGTGGCTAGAGAGGTCCTCTTAAGGTTTAGACGTGGCGATAAAGTCGTCATATACGCGGGCACCGGTGGAAACGGTGGAGACGGCTTTGTAGCGGCTAGGCACCTGGCATACCACGGGTTTAGGGTTAAAGTAGTTCTCATAGGTAAGGTTGAAGACGTTAAGCGGTCGTCTTCCAAGGTTAACCTAGAGGCTTTGTTGAATATGGGTGAATCGGTTGAGTTTGTCGAGGCCTACGATTCGTATATGCTAGAGGCCGAAGACGCCGACGTTCTTATAGATGCGATGCTCGGCTATGGCCTCAGGGGAAATTTAAGACAGCCGATACTACAGGCGGTCGAGGTTTTCAACCGGTCGAGCGGGTTTAAGATAGCGGTCGATGTCCCGACAGGGTTGAACGCAGATACCGGAGAAATCTTGGGTAAGGCGGTCAAGGCCGACCTAACCATAACATTTCATAAGCCTAAGAGAGGTATCTTAGCAAACCCCGAGATAGCCGGTGAGGTCAAAGTAGTCAATGTAGGCATACCCCCCGAAGCCTCGATGTATACCGGTCCTGGAGACGTTTTCCTCGTGGTTAAGCCTAGGCCTCCTAGGTCGCATAAGGGAGACTTCGGTAGACTTCTTGTCGTAGGTGGTAGCGAGACATACACGGGTGCACCTGCGTTAACAGCTATGGCAGCCCTTAAAACCGGCGTAGACCTAGTGTTCGTAGCCGCTCCTGAGAAAACCGCCTACACGATAGCGGGCTTCTCACCTGATATGATCGCGGTTAAGCTCGAAGGTAGTTACCTGACACCCGAGCACTTGGACACCCTAAGGAGGCTTATAGACAGGTCTACCGGGGTTGCCATAGGCCCAGGTTTAGGTGTTAGAGAGGAGACCTTCCAGGCGGTTAGGCTTGTGCTAGACTATGCGTGGCGTAGAGGGGTTCCCGTGGTCGTCGACGCCGACGGCTTGAAGGCGTACGCTGCCTATAAGGCGAAGGCGGGCTCTCCGACGGTCATAACCCCGCATATGGGAGAGTACAGGATGATATTCGGCTCCCCGCCTGAGGATCTTAGAGCACTTGCGTTACACGTCAAGAGACAGGCATCTGAGACTAATTTAACCATACTTCTGAAGGGAATGGTCGACGTGATAAGCGACGGCGTAAACGTGAAGCTGAACTTCACAGGCAACCCCGGTATGACGGTGGGCGGTACAGGAGACGTCTTGACCGGAATAGTTGCGGCTTTTCTCGCCCAGGAGGCTGAGTCTTTCAAAGCAGCCTCCGCAGCTGCTTTCATAAACGGTGCCGCCGGAGACTTGGTGGTCTCTAGGATCGGTTATCACATGACCGCTACAGACCTTCTAGACACAATCCCGGAGATAATCGAGATGTGTAGGCGGGGAGAGGTGGATAAGCTCAGACATATATCTCTAAAGCCTGGGAGACCGAGGGTTGTAGCTGGCTAAAGCAACCACATTAGAATGGTGCAGACTATGACGACCAGGATGCTCATCATCATCCCGGGTGTTAGCAACGTTTCGAGAACCCTATCAGCCAATTTCCTGAACCGCTCCTTATCGCGCATCGCATAGGTGTCTAAAAGCCATAAGGCTCTAGCGGTTTCACCCTTATAGAGGTCTATGAACCGCCTATAACGCTCGTCGACTTTAGAGCCGTCTGAAGTCGGTAGAAGCCCTTTCTTATGAAGCCTGATCCTGACGTTCTTAAGCATACGCTTATGCGACATAAAAACGAGTCCGAGTCTTTTGAAGAAGGGGATCCCGCCCACTACATCGGCTACAAGCTCCGAAAGCCTAACAGGCTTCCCGGCTTCAAGCCTTTCAAGAACCATATACTCGATGCTATCCTGCTCGAAGACCTGCTCTCCTATGGGTTTAATGTAGATATCCATCGTGTCAAACAGTCCAAATCTCTTAACCGGTTTAAACTCTATCACGATCAGCTTCATCGCCTCTAGTTCTATCAGCGTAGCCACAAGTATAGCGACTATCAGACTTGTACACGCAACCCTCAGCCCGCTGTAAGGTAGGGTGGTCTTAGCGGGGAACATCACGTAATGGAACAGGGTAGGGCTCACCCATCTGAATCTCGAGACGAAGTGTTCACCGAACAGATAGGCTAGGTCGCTTACATAGAGCACGGGCTTAGCCACGTAGGTCAAACCAGCTAATTCATCGCCGAGAAGCGACCGGTCTATCAGGATCGGATATCCGCAGTTTGGGCAGAAGAATGCACCCTCTTGGATAGGTCTGCCACAGTTTGGACAATACAAGATGAGCTCTACCATGAAAGGCGGGGAACGTGGATATTAAAGTTACTATCCGAACGTTTAATAGCGTCATCGCCTCTTTTTGATGCTGTTCATGTTCGAGTGGATCAGCTTCGTAGCCGCCCTAGCGGCTATACTGGTCTTCTCTAGAGTAAGCCTAGCTTTGGCCCTGTTTTCAGGAGGCTTTGTACTCGGCTTTCTGCTTCTACCCACTCCGTCGGTTTTCGAAAGCCTAATAGCCACTTTTTTAGACCCTTCGGTGTTTCTACTGGCTTTAGCCGTGGGAATCATACCTATGATCGGCGGCGTTATGGAAGAAACGGGCTTAGTCGATACGCTCGTAGCGAACCTACGTGTGAGTAGGAGATTTTTCCTAGGGGTTTCACCCGCTCTCGTAGGTATGCTTCCTATGCCTGGTGGGGCTTTGATGTCAGCTCCCTTGGTCGAAAAAGCTGGTAAGGACGTTTTAGGAAACGTGAAGTCCGCCATAAACGTGTGGTTTAGGCATATCCCTCAGCTTGCCTACCCCTTTGCGGCGAGCCTCATAGTCTCGGCTAAGATAGCGAATATAGGTCTCTACTCGGCTATACCCTTCATGGTTCCACCTATGCTTGTATGCTCAGCACTAGGTTACTGGCTCTTACTCAGAAAAGTCGAACGTGGAACGGCGTACGCTGAGAAAGCATCGTTCAAGAAAGCCGCTATCCCTCTCGCGGTCATACTCGCAGCTCCACTAGCAGACTTCACGATCCTTAAGGCTTTAAAGCCGGAGGTTAGAGAAGCTGCGACTCTAGCGGCCGCCCTTATAAGCCTCTCGCTCGCATTGGCGGTCGGTAGACCCGGTCTGAGAGACACTGGTATGGTTATTCTAAAGATGAGGCCTTGGAACTTCTCAGCCATAATATTCGGAATGTTCTTCTTCATAAGGGTCTTTCAGCTCTCTCCGATACCGGCTGTGATCACGTCCATAGAGGTGGACGCCTCCGTCCTCTGCCTTACTCTGGGATTCCTGCTAGGTTTCGCGACCGGTAGAATTCAAATACCGACCTCTATAGTCATCCCGGTTTTCCTAGCTAGATACGGTTTAGCCTCCATGCCTCCGCTCGTCTTCTCATCCATATACTTCTCATCGTATCTAGGCTACATAATATCCCCGGTCCACCCATGCGTAATGGTCTCCCTAGAATACTTCAAGTCAAGCCTCTCAGACTACATGAAAATTCTGATCCTTCCGACCGCCTTAAGCATGCTCGCGGCAGCGATACCGATGATCTGCTGGCTCATCTAAAACGAGTATACACGGCTCCAAAATATAGTTCAATTGGAAAAATCAATTAGAGAATATAAGTGGTAGCGGGGGGTCGATTTGACGACTTACCAAATATATTTAAGTGAAATTTGACAACCGATTGTTTTATATAGGTCTTTGAACATAACTTTTTGATGATGAAGGGTTTACTGTGAAACCTTACCGCTTCACTTTATCCCAGATTGAAGGTGATCCAACCGTTCAGAGAATGTTTTTGAGAAGAAGCCTGAGGGAGGAGACAAGAAGCAATTACGTTAAGGGAATCCGGTTCTTCTGCGAGTTCTTCGGAAAGCCTCCACGCCAGCTGATTGAGGAGTTAAGCGGGCTTTCCCAGGATGAATTGCTCGGCTGTTTTGAAGAGTTTTTTGCGTGGGCTAAGAACCGTGTTGCCTCAACCTCATGTTGGAAGTGGATGCCTGGGGTTCGTGCTTGGCTTGTTGAGAATGGGGTTCGCAATGTGGATCGGATCAGCAGGGAGATAAGCCGTGAATTCAAAAGAAAGTTTGGGGGAGTAAGGCCGCTTCTCAAGCGGGATGTTCTAAGCAAGGATGAGATCATTCGCCTGCTTAAGATTGCTCCCTTAAGGGAGAAAGCGATTATAAGTGCTATGGCAAGCGGGGGCTTCAGGCTGAGGGCCTGCTTGAATCTTCAAATGAAGCACTTTAAAGATAAGATTTGGGATCCAACTCTACCATGCTATGCCGTTGAAATCCCTGAAACCCTGAGCAAGGAGGGGGAGCCGTATATAACCTTCATCAGTAATGAGGCGGGCGAATACATACGTAAACTCTTAACTGAAAGATTGAAGAACAAAGAGAAAATAGGTCCTGAATCCTATGTTTTTGTTACGGCAAGAGGCGATAAACCGTTAAGTAGCAGCCGCTTTGAAAATCTTTGGCGTGAACTATGTGATAAGGCAGGTTTAGATCTCAAGCCTGTCCCAATAAAAGGCTTGCATGTTGTTGGAGGAGGAAAAGAAGTTCGAAAAAACTCTTACCGCTACAACACGCGAATTCACGCGCTTAGAAAATTCTTTAAAACAGCATGCTCAATTAGTGGGGTTGATAGGATGGCGAGCGAAACCTTCATGGGCCACAGCCTAACAAAGTTTGGGGTTGAAAGCCTCTACGACTTTTGCACTTCACATCTGGAATGGCTCCGAGATGAATACTTGAAGGTTCTACCGGCCGTAACCTTCCTTAAGATGCTCCCCGTTATTAGGGTTGTGAATCATGA from Candidatus Bathyarchaeota archaeon includes these protein-coding regions:
- a CDS encoding phosphoglycerate kinase — protein: MSKIPTLDDFNFKGKTVLVRPDFNVPIDPATKEIVDDTRIRAHAETIRELCEKGAKVVVIAHQGRPGEPDYVESLRKHAEKLGEALGKAVKYVDDLFGEEAKKAIRELKPGEVLVLKNVRSFPEETKRRSPQEHAKSEFVRELAPFIDVFVLDAFSVAHRSHASIVGFAPLKPVCAGRVMERELRALSKVLENPEKPMVCILGGAKAEKAVGIIGYMLSKGVADKILTGGLVGQLFLMAKGIELGDVNVELLKRRRLYDMAPEAKRLLSEYGEMIETPVDVALDVDGKRVEIKVSELPSEKPVSDIGSETASLYANALSGANSILVSGPLGVYEKTAFIEGTRKVFEAVAASGAYTVAGGGDTAAVLRRLGLYDRFSYVSLAGGAFIEYITGAKLPGVEVLLGRL
- the yciH gene encoding stress response translation initiation inhibitor YciH, translated to MREICKVCGLPKDLCICGEISKEQQRIVVKLERRRYGKPATIIEGINDKNIDLRKIAQDLKTVCACGGTAKNNKIILQGDHREKVKEYLVKMGFPEANVEIE
- a CDS encoding transcription initiation factor IIB — encoded protein: MGVVNVKRGELEELAAGKSSKSSPKTLDACPECGSSNIIMDYSKGEIICGDCGLVISSHVMDRGPEWRAFTQEEREERTRVGIPISYSVHDKGLSTVITRVNRDAFGRELPLDTRLRMLRLRKWQIRSRVHSSIERNLSQAMAELDRLSDKLNIPPPVKERAALIYRKALDKGLVRGRSIAAIAAASLYAACRQTETPRTLKEVAEVSIISKKDIARCYRLLLKELDLRMPIADPVKCVSKIASKVGIGEKCQQIAIEILRRAQEVKAASGKDPMGLAAAALYIACTMEKERKTQKEIAEAANVTEVTIRNRYNGLKKALGLNF
- a CDS encoding zinc ribbon domain-containing protein is translated as MVELILYCPNCGRPIQEGAFFCPNCGYPILIDRSLLGDELAGLTYVAKPVLYVSDLAYLFGEHFVSRFRWVSPTLFHYVMFPAKTTLPYSGLRVACTSLIVAILVATLIELEAMKLIVIEFKPVKRFGLFDTMDIYIKPIGEQVFEQDSIEYMVLERLEAGKPVRLSELVADVVGGIPFFKRLGLVFMSHKRMLKNVRIRLHKKGLLPTSDGSKVDERYRRFIDLYKGETARALWLLDTYAMRDKERFRKLADRVLETLLTPGMMMSILVVIVCTILMWLL
- a CDS encoding NAD(P)H-dependent oxidoreductase; translation: MKVLVAYYSRTGNTRRVAEAIAKSLEAEVEDIRDYENRLGVIGFLRSGYEALRRRPAAIQPVKKNPEEYDVVVIGSPVWAGSLSSPVRAYLTMHGHKIKEAALFTTYGISEGRIFRQMEELLPKKPIAEISIREGEIGSGEYLKKIEEFIEVLKRLGKRTLHDNSGAT
- a CDS encoding DUF401 family protein, with the translated sequence MMLFMFEWISFVAALAAILVFSRVSLALALFSGGFVLGFLLLPTPSVFESLIATFLDPSVFLLALAVGIIPMIGGVMEETGLVDTLVANLRVSRRFFLGVSPALVGMLPMPGGALMSAPLVEKAGKDVLGNVKSAINVWFRHIPQLAYPFAASLIVSAKIANIGLYSAIPFMVPPMLVCSALGYWLLLRKVERGTAYAEKASFKKAAIPLAVILAAPLADFTILKALKPEVREAATLAAALISLSLALAVGRPGLRDTGMVILKMRPWNFSAIIFGMFFFIRVFQLSPIPAVITSIEVDASVLCLTLGFLLGFATGRIQIPTSIVIPVFLARYGLASMPPLVFSSIYFSSYLGYIISPVHPCVMVSLEYFKSSLSDYMKILILPTALSMLAAAIPMICWLI
- a CDS encoding metallophosphoesterase, whose protein sequence is MVLIGLISDTHDNILAIDRAVKLFNDRGVKLVVHAGDWCAPFALMMFQSLNCGLVGAFGNIDGEKEKLRERGEKLGFRLNWFEEFEVDGLKGAVLHGVDERIVKALALSGLYRVVVRGHTHKPEVKTVGECLIINPGEACGYLTGRSTVAILDTETMTVETVELY
- a CDS encoding type II toxin-antitoxin system VapC family toxin; amino-acid sequence: MRIVDADILSYALLENHVATPYTRPLIERALKGEIRVYVTPVTLLETYNVLYWHYRVRPRVAVAKKILAVAEGLNLVQVSTRGFHIAVRENVPLGDALLVATALDNRIPIVSSNDKHVKKLAEKYGLVVENPIPEDVIRQMR
- a CDS encoding NAD(P)H-hydrate dehydratase, with amino-acid sequence MRDIRSEALTSREMYAEELNAMYLGVSELQLMENAGASVAREVLLRFRRGDKVVIYAGTGGNGGDGFVAARHLAYHGFRVKVVLIGKVEDVKRSSSKVNLEALLNMGESVEFVEAYDSYMLEAEDADVLIDAMLGYGLRGNLRQPILQAVEVFNRSSGFKIAVDVPTGLNADTGEILGKAVKADLTITFHKPKRGILANPEIAGEVKVVNVGIPPEASMYTGPGDVFLVVKPRPPRSHKGDFGRLLVVGGSETYTGAPALTAMAALKTGVDLVFVAAPEKTAYTIAGFSPDMIAVKLEGSYLTPEHLDTLRRLIDRSTGVAIGPGLGVREETFQAVRLVLDYAWRRGVPVVVDADGLKAYAAYKAKAGSPTVITPHMGEYRMIFGSPPEDLRALALHVKRQASETNLTILLKGMVDVISDGVNVKLNFTGNPGMTVGGTGDVLTGIVAAFLAQEAESFKAASAAAFINGAAGDLVVSRIGYHMTATDLLDTIPEIIEMCRRGEVDKLRHISLKPGRPRVVAG
- a CDS encoding type II glyceraldehyde-3-phosphate dehydrogenase, with the protein product MGKVKVLVNGYGVIGKRVADAVALQDDMELVGIADVVGDWRVKMAQRKGYTIYCSVSDPKRVEDMKKAGIDVRGTLEDLLKNGALDVVVDCAPGGFGAKNKETLYDKYGVKAIFEGGEKHEVAGLSFVCQCNYDEALEKAEAGHRYARVVSCNTTAACRIFHALYTNFKVSKARMFLVRRATDPVKTDTRGIMNTVVPSTFPSHHAPDVKTVIHDTIPDLYSVAVKAAHTMYHFHLYDIYLEQAVTREDIIEALNKEPRLSLVRMSDGVIGLGAVIEISRDVGLPRGDIYTIPVWEDLVTVIEGKEVLLAAACPNENDVIPENVDAIRALTLIEKDWKRSLEKTDKTLKIPKVLY
- a CDS encoding AbrB/MazE/SpoVT family DNA-binding domain-containing protein, translating into MIRRFLVGVGMGVGKARVDGRWRITLPAGARGNLKPGDEVVVEEHGDVIVIRKAIDPLKVFHEVVLRVEDRELALKDASEAKHIYGALKE